The following nucleotide sequence is from Candidatus Methanoperedens sp..
AAATAAACTATTGAAAGAAGATATTATCCGAAAAGTTAGAAAGGTTGGAAAAACTCATCTTTACCAGCTTAATAATGATAATCCGAAAGCAAAGATTGTTTTGATGCTGGAGCGATTTATTGTTTCAGAACGCCTTGGAAAACTTGTCGAAAAAGAAAAAAGAGGCGCTGCTTCCAAAATTATGAGTACTTCACTTGATACTGAAGCTGCAGAGCTAACTTCCTTCTAAAAGTTGGTTTATCGCACACCGTAAGCAGATTACGAGGCAGCCGGATGCGCGCGGTTTGTCCGGAGCTGGGTTTGTGCTGAGGGTGGGATTCCGTAATTGGAAAGGTGGCACAGTTATGCAAGAAAAATTCCGGCTGTCAGGCGCCGCCGGGATGATGCGCATGGAGGCATAGGGGTGTGCGATGAGGGCGCTGGTTTGCGTTATTTGTGTTTTATCTATTCTTTTGACCCAAATATTTGAGGGGGCAACATTCTCATCTTAGGGATGGCGCCGAGGCAGCTGAATGTGTGCAGCCAACCTGCATAATGATATCATAGTAGGGAGAGTTGCAGTGTGAAAGATAAGATTTTATATTCGATAAAGATAGTATTAGTAATATTATGGATTCAACCATCTGCATACCTAAAAGTAAATATAATGAATTATTACAAAAAGTA
It contains:
- a CDS encoding helix-turn-helix transcriptional regulator → MMYVLSELFGDCPQVKIVETFAENYEDTLSGPDIARMTGVTKATVYAHINKLLKEDIIRKVRKVGKTHLYQLNNDNPKAKIVLMLERFIVSERLGKLVEKEKRGAASKIMSTSLDTEAAELTSF